A region of the Roseobacter denitrificans OCh 114 genome:
TTTTCGGTTATGGACATCGCCTTATCCTCTGTCGTGCCAGAACCCGGCAGTATCCAGTCGAGATCCTCATCCGACACTTTCAGGATATCGGCCCCGACCATCATGCGGTCCAGCCGGGCGCGATACCGTGCCTCGTCCCGGATAAACCCCGGGCGGATGTTCGGATCCAGCATGATCACGCGCTGCGCGCCGTCCCGCAGGGCCAGTGCCGCATAGAATTCGGCGCAAGGCTCACTGATCAGGCTGATGCCGCCGAAGTAAAGCGCCGTGACATCTGGCGATAGGTGCGGCAGTTGTTCGGGCTCCAACATGCGCCCGGCGGTGTTTTCATCATAAAACGTATAGCTCGCCTGCCCACCGCTCAGCCGCACGAAGGCCAGCGTCGTTGGCAGGTCTGATCGCACGGCATAATCCGCGCTCACATGGCTCGCCGCGAGGTCCGACACTAATTGCTGCCCAAAGAGGTCGGTCGACAGCCCGGAAAGGAACCCCGTCGGCACCCCAAGACGGCCCAGACCGATGGCGGTGTTGAAA
Encoded here:
- a CDS encoding carbohydrate kinase family protein, producing the protein MILCCGEALIDMIPTPTGAGAEGFVPHSGGAIFNTAIGLGRLGVPTGFLSGLSTDLFGQQLVSDLAASHVSADYAVRSDLPTTLAFVRLSGGQASYTFYDENTAGRMLEPEQLPHLSPDVTALYFGGISLISEPCAEFYAALALRDGAQRVIMLDPNIRPGFIRDEARYRARLDRMMVGADILKVSDEDLDWILPGSGTTEDKAMSITEKGVRIVIVTRGSAGASAHFTDGRAVSVPAQKAVVVDTVGAGDTFNSGVLAHLSRAGFLSKARIKDIGPADMEDALALGARVAAVTVARAGANPPWAQELNL